From Meiothermus sp., a single genomic window includes:
- a CDS encoding serine hydrolase produces the protein MPFQSLQTLLQDPLHAIPSLQVAVIRAGEIVYAGSLGYRYLHPTDPDQHLPVNHQTRFRVASISKLVVALGVMKLVEQGQIDLDADVSEYLGFTLRNPAFSKMPIRVWHLLSHTSSLRDGSRYAIPSPYTLQDFFSPEGRFFEGGAHFDPHQAPGACACYANLNTGVLGTLIECVSGQRFDVFMEQEVLRPLGMEGGFNVSRFTPAQIGNLAVLYRKRMGEAWNPAGPWVAQVDDYGGVVPPGPMTQNPDKPDDSFMVVDLSTYRPGTNATFFSPQGGLRVSALELAQVALLFMNQGRVGGIEFMKPETLGHMLQPQWTWNGHNGDPMEGQALSWGLGVWRFTNTPGLDCPLKGYPRPWYGHLGDAYGLLSGLLFDPEGRNALIYIIGGQGCDPATFKGTYSAYTRWEEVVWGALEGLLH, from the coding sequence ATGCCCTTTCAAAGTCTCCAAACCCTTCTCCAAGACCCCCTACACGCCATCCCCAGCTTGCAGGTTGCGGTGATTCGGGCGGGGGAAATTGTTTACGCCGGGTCGCTTGGGTATCGCTACCTCCACCCTACCGACCCCGACCAACACCTGCCGGTGAACCACCAGACCCGCTTCCGGGTGGCCTCCATCTCCAAGCTGGTGGTGGCGCTAGGTGTGATGAAGCTGGTGGAGCAGGGTCAGATAGACCTGGATGCCGATGTGAGCGAATACCTGGGCTTTACCCTGCGCAACCCGGCTTTTTCCAAGATGCCCATTCGTGTCTGGCATCTGCTCAGCCACACCTCCTCCCTGCGGGACGGCAGCCGGTACGCCATTCCCAGCCCCTACACCCTGCAAGACTTCTTCAGTCCCGAAGGCCGCTTTTTTGAGGGTGGGGCGCACTTTGACCCCCACCAGGCCCCTGGCGCCTGTGCGTGCTACGCCAACCTCAATACCGGGGTGCTGGGTACGCTTATCGAATGCGTCAGCGGGCAGCGCTTCGATGTGTTCATGGAGCAGGAAGTGCTGCGGCCTTTGGGGATGGAGGGCGGGTTCAACGTGAGTAGGTTCACCCCGGCCCAGATTGGCAACCTGGCCGTGCTATACCGCAAACGTATGGGTGAGGCGTGGAACCCGGCGGGCCCCTGGGTCGCGCAGGTTGACGACTATGGCGGGGTGGTGCCTCCAGGCCCCATGACCCAGAACCCCGATAAGCCCGACGACAGTTTTATGGTCGTGGATTTGAGCACCTACCGACCCGGCACCAACGCCACTTTTTTCTCGCCGCAAGGGGGCCTCAGGGTTTCGGCCCTCGAGCTGGCGCAGGTCGCGTTGCTGTTTATGAACCAGGGGCGAGTTGGGGGAATAGAGTTCATGAAGCCAGAGACGCTGGGGCACATGCTGCAACCCCAGTGGACGTGGAACGGCCACAACGGCGACCCCATGGAGGGGCAGGCCCTCAGTTGGGGGTTGGGAGTCTGGCGGTTTACCAACACCCCCGGTTTGGACTGCCCACTAAAGGGCTACCCAAGGCCCTGGTATGGGCACCTGGGCGATGCCTACGGCCTGTTGAGCGGGCTGCTCTTCGACCCCGAGGGAAGGAACGCGCTCATCTACATTATCGGTGGGCAGGGCTGCGACCCCGCAACCTTCAAGGGCACTTACTCGGCCTACACGCGCTGGGAGGAGGTGGTTTGGGGCGCTTTGGAGGGTCTTTTGCATTAA
- a CDS encoding spermidine/putrescine ABC transporter substrate-binding protein — MKRLLALLGILAMPLALAQPREMRLFIWSEYMDPAIIKAFEQRFNLRVRIDLYESNEDMLAKLQAGGVSQYDVIVPGDYIIPTLIQLKLVQPLDKSKIPNLKNLEPKFANPPFDPGNRYSVAYQWGMSGLMYRKDRVPTPTSWGVILGPGADKPFVLMDSIREMMGAALRFQGKSINTRNPAEVRAAGQVLLNAKKNPRFLGFEGGVGAKNRLVAGTATYAVVYNGDALKAADENPNVGFVVPKEGAALFLDNLAIPAKAPNPQAAHQFINFILDAKIGAQLSNFNRYATPNKAALPFINPADRKNPAIYPDAATMAKLEFVLDLGKDTRLYDEVWTAIKSR; from the coding sequence GTGAAACGCCTTTTAGCCCTGCTCGGTATACTGGCCATGCCCCTAGCCCTGGCTCAGCCCCGCGAGATGCGGCTTTTTATCTGGTCGGAGTATATGGATCCGGCCATCATCAAAGCCTTCGAGCAGCGCTTCAACCTGCGGGTGCGCATCGACCTCTACGAGTCCAACGAGGACATGCTGGCCAAGCTCCAGGCCGGGGGGGTCTCGCAGTACGACGTGATCGTGCCGGGCGACTACATCATCCCCACCCTGATCCAGCTCAAGCTAGTGCAGCCGCTGGACAAGAGCAAGATTCCGAACCTGAAAAACCTCGAGCCCAAGTTTGCCAACCCCCCCTTCGACCCCGGCAACCGCTACAGCGTGGCCTACCAGTGGGGCATGTCGGGCCTCATGTACCGCAAAGACCGGGTGCCCACCCCCACCAGTTGGGGCGTCATTCTGGGGCCGGGGGCCGACAAGCCCTTCGTGCTGATGGACTCCATCCGCGAGATGATGGGCGCAGCGCTGCGCTTCCAGGGCAAGTCCATCAACACCAGAAACCCCGCCGAGGTACGGGCTGCCGGACAGGTGCTCCTGAACGCCAAGAAAAACCCCCGCTTCCTGGGCTTTGAAGGCGGGGTGGGGGCCAAGAACCGGCTGGTCGCGGGTACGGCCACCTATGCGGTGGTCTACAACGGCGACGCCCTCAAGGCTGCCGACGAGAACCCCAATGTGGGCTTTGTGGTGCCCAAAGAAGGGGCCGCGCTCTTCCTGGACAACCTGGCCATACCGGCCAAGGCCCCCAACCCCCAGGCCGCCCACCAGTTCATCAACTTTATTCTGGATGCCAAAATCGGGGCCCAGCTCTCCAACTTCAACCGCTACGCCACCCCCAACAAGGCCGCCCTGCCCTTCATCAACCCCGCCGACCGCAAGAACCCCGCTATCTACCCCGATGCCGCCACCATGGCCAAGCTCGAGTTCGTCCTCGACCTAGGCAAGGACACCCGCCTCTACGACGAGGTCTGGACGGCAATCAAGAGCCGCTAG
- the gabT gene encoding 4-aminobutyrate--2-oxoglutarate transaminase, protein MIQAPSKNQALIERRHRIVPRGVSQVHPIVVDRAEGGKIWDVDGNEYLDWFGGIGVLNVGHNHPKVVEAVEKQLRRYLHTCFPGVAYEPYIELAERLTATAPIQGDKKAFFLNTGVEATENAIKIARSYTNRPGVIAFRGSFHGRTLMGMTLTGKSNPYRQNFGPFAPEVYHAPYPSEYHGIDTRKALDGLHEVFDTQIQPDRVAAIIIEPQLGEGGFVPAPKPFLKALRSLTQKHGIVFIDDEVQTGIGRTGKFWAIEHAEVEPDLICFAKSIGGGLPIGGVMGKAEIMDAPTVGGLGSTFGGNPLACAAALAVLDIFEQENLLEKAQKLGEILHEGFRQIQARFPQTVGDVRGLGPMIALELVKDPTSKSPDAQLANRLLEIAREKGLLLFKAGMHSNVIRCLVPLMVSEVEAKKGLEILEASLEQALGEAK, encoded by the coding sequence ATGATTCAAGCTCCTTCCAAAAACCAAGCCCTAATCGAACGGCGGCACCGGATTGTCCCTCGAGGGGTCTCGCAGGTACACCCCATCGTGGTAGACCGGGCCGAGGGCGGCAAAATTTGGGACGTAGACGGCAACGAGTACCTGGACTGGTTCGGAGGGATTGGGGTGCTCAATGTGGGGCACAATCACCCCAAGGTGGTGGAGGCGGTCGAAAAGCAACTGCGCCGGTACCTGCACACCTGCTTTCCCGGCGTGGCCTACGAGCCCTACATCGAGCTGGCCGAGCGGCTTACGGCCACCGCGCCCATCCAGGGCGACAAAAAAGCCTTCTTCTTGAACACCGGCGTGGAGGCCACCGAAAACGCCATCAAAATCGCCCGCTCCTACACCAACCGGCCCGGCGTCATTGCCTTTCGGGGCAGCTTCCACGGGCGTACCCTAATGGGCATGACCCTCACCGGCAAATCCAACCCCTACCGCCAGAACTTCGGCCCCTTTGCCCCCGAGGTCTACCACGCCCCCTACCCGAGCGAGTACCACGGTATAGACACCCGCAAAGCCCTGGACGGCCTGCACGAGGTGTTCGATACCCAGATTCAGCCCGACCGGGTAGCCGCCATCATCATCGAGCCACAACTGGGCGAAGGCGGCTTTGTGCCGGCCCCCAAGCCCTTCCTCAAGGCCCTGCGGAGCCTCACCCAGAAGCACGGCATCGTGTTTATTGACGACGAGGTTCAGACCGGCATTGGCCGCACCGGCAAGTTCTGGGCCATCGAACACGCCGAGGTAGAGCCCGACCTGATCTGCTTTGCCAAGAGCATCGGCGGGGGGCTGCCTATTGGGGGGGTGATGGGCAAGGCCGAGATCATGGACGCGCCCACCGTAGGTGGCCTGGGCAGCACCTTTGGGGGCAACCCCTTGGCCTGCGCCGCGGCCCTGGCGGTGCTGGACATCTTCGAGCAGGAAAACTTGTTGGAAAAAGCCCAGAAGCTCGGGGAAATTCTGCACGAGGGCTTCCGTCAGATTCAGGCCCGCTTCCCCCAGACGGTGGGGGACGTGCGCGGCTTGGGGCCCATGATTGCACTGGAGCTGGTCAAAGACCCCACTTCCAAAAGCCCCGATGCCCAACTCGCCAACCGCCTGCTGGAAATCGCCCGCGAGAAGGGGCTGCTCTTGTTCAAGGCCGGGATGCATTCCAACGTGATTCGCTGCCTGGTGCCGCTGATGGTGAGCGAAGTGGAAGCCAAGAAGGGCCTGGAGATTCTGGAGGCGAGCCTCGAGCAGGCCCTGGGCGAAGCTAAATAG
- a CDS encoding ABC transporter permease produces the protein MRLNPFVGLAAMATLAFLYLPMLAVAVLSFNKTRYGLTWSGFTWDWYVRLFSNPDILEAARNTFVLAALSTLVATVLGTLFAIALERYPWPRKSQGFLENILYLPVVTPDIIFAVALVVAFGAFRMVSSLFEPGLFTMILGHVTFQIAFVALTVRSRLKSLGPDLDEAARDLYASYGYYVRRVLLPLLMPGIVAGAMLAFTLSLDDFVISFFTAGPTSQTLPLLIYASVRRGVTPEIHALSTLIFLITVLLVLASERLTRR, from the coding sequence ATGCGCCTGAACCCGTTTGTCGGTCTCGCGGCCATGGCCACCCTGGCCTTTTTGTACCTGCCCATGCTGGCGGTAGCGGTGCTTTCCTTCAACAAGACCCGCTATGGCCTGACCTGGTCGGGGTTTACCTGGGACTGGTATGTGCGGCTTTTTAGCAACCCAGACATCCTCGAGGCCGCCCGCAACACCTTTGTGTTGGCGGCGCTTTCCACCCTAGTAGCCACCGTGCTGGGCACGCTTTTTGCCATCGCCCTCGAGCGCTACCCCTGGCCCCGCAAAAGCCAGGGCTTTCTGGAAAACATCCTCTATCTGCCGGTGGTTACCCCCGACATTATCTTTGCGGTGGCCCTGGTGGTGGCCTTTGGTGCATTCCGGATGGTCTCGAGCCTCTTCGAGCCGGGCCTTTTTACCATGATTCTGGGCCACGTGACCTTCCAGATTGCCTTTGTGGCCCTCACCGTGCGCAGCCGCCTCAAGAGTCTGGGCCCCGACCTCGACGAGGCCGCCCGCGACCTCTACGCCAGCTATGGCTACTATGTACGCCGGGTGCTGCTGCCCCTCTTGATGCCCGGCATCGTGGCCGGGGCCATGCTGGCCTTCACCCTCTCGCTCGACGACTTTGTAATTAGCTTCTTCACCGCCGGCCCTACCTCCCAAACCCTGCCCCTGCTCATCTACGCCTCGGTGCGGCGGGGCGTCACCCCCGAGATTCACGCCCTTTCCACACTCATCTTTTTGATTACGGTGCTGCTGGTGCTGGCCTCCGAACGCCTAACCCGGCGATAA
- a CDS encoding ABC transporter permease encodes MNRLIVWFGELTTPGRLYRRGLWFLLPAVVWILGLLVIPGLSLVALSFAERGQYGEVVWNFTLENYARLLGYGIFGWSPDTVLILVRSLWVAFVTTLVCIVLAYPLAFFIASRPPRTRYLWLALVIIPFWTNLVIRTYAWQMLLAPDFPFAKLAQALGLLAPDAGLYPSPLAVYIGMITAFLPFVVMPLFSSVERLDWSLVEAAQDLYASRTRTFFQAIWPQTLPGLTVGVILTFIPAMGMFVIPDLLGGAKYLLVGNLIQQQFYASRDWPYGAAVSLGLMVMTLVGLALYRRRGKDVDLV; translated from the coding sequence ATGAACCGCCTGATCGTTTGGTTTGGCGAGCTCACCACCCCCGGCAGGCTTTACCGCAGGGGGCTATGGTTCTTGTTGCCGGCGGTGGTCTGGATTCTGGGGCTCCTGGTGATTCCGGGGCTTTCACTGGTGGCCCTCTCTTTCGCCGAGCGCGGGCAGTACGGCGAGGTGGTCTGGAACTTCACCCTGGAAAACTACGCCCGCTTGCTGGGCTACGGCATTTTTGGCTGGAGCCCCGATACCGTGCTGATTCTGGTGCGGAGCCTCTGGGTGGCTTTTGTGACCACCCTGGTCTGCATCGTACTGGCCTACCCGCTGGCCTTCTTCATTGCCAGCAGGCCGCCGCGCACCCGCTACCTCTGGCTGGCGCTGGTCATCATTCCCTTCTGGACCAACCTGGTGATCCGCACCTACGCCTGGCAGATGCTCCTGGCGCCCGACTTTCCCTTCGCCAAGCTGGCCCAGGCCCTGGGCCTTTTGGCCCCGGACGCGGGCCTTTACCCGAGCCCCCTGGCGGTTTATATCGGCATGATTACGGCTTTTTTGCCGTTTGTGGTGATGCCATTGTTCTCCTCGGTGGAGCGGCTCGACTGGAGCCTGGTGGAGGCCGCGCAAGACCTCTACGCCAGCCGCACCCGCACTTTCTTCCAAGCCATCTGGCCCCAGACCCTGCCGGGCCTCACGGTAGGCGTCATCCTGACCTTCATTCCGGCCATGGGCATGTTCGTTATTCCCGACCTGCTGGGCGGAGCCAAGTACTTGCTGGTGGGCAACCTGATCCAGCAGCAGTTCTACGCCAGCCGTGACTGGCCCTACGGGGCTGCGGTCAGCCTGGGCCTGATGGTCATGACCCTGGTGGGCCTGGCCCTCTACCGCCGCCGGGGGAAGGATGTGGATCTGGTATGA
- a CDS encoding ABC transporter ATP-binding protein: MTAAIRPPATGESLSIQHVVKKFGDFTALGGVSLEIPSGEFFTLLGPSGCGKTTLLRIIAGLEVPTEGRVVLLGKDITPLPANQRPVNTVFQSYALFPHLNVRENIAFGLKSRRMDRAEVERRVKYGLEILQLEKFAERLPHQLSGGQRQRVALARALVNEPQVLLLDEPMSALDAKLRAEVQVQLRRLQQQLGLTFILVTHDQDEAMAVSDRIALMRMGHLEQVGTPDEVYERPRTRYAAEFLGAANLIQGRRLPMGFEASFGKLALNRTPPWDEGYVAIRPERVRLSEVEPRHNGLRVQVREAVYRGAYQEVWLEPCDLRVRTAPHPTLQAGQELWAELPIDALVVLDE; this comes from the coding sequence ATGACCGCCGCCATCCGGCCCCCGGCCACAGGGGAGTCCCTTTCCATACAGCATGTGGTCAAAAAATTCGGCGACTTTACTGCCCTAGGTGGGGTGAGCCTCGAGATTCCGTCGGGTGAGTTTTTTACCCTCTTGGGCCCCTCGGGCTGCGGAAAAACCACCCTGCTGCGGATTATCGCGGGCCTCGAGGTGCCCACCGAGGGCCGGGTGGTGCTGCTGGGGAAGGACATCACCCCCCTGCCGGCCAACCAGCGCCCGGTGAACACGGTCTTCCAGAGCTATGCTCTGTTCCCCCACCTGAACGTGCGGGAAAACATCGCCTTCGGTCTCAAGAGCCGCCGCATGGACAGGGCTGAAGTGGAGCGACGGGTGAAGTACGGCCTCGAGATTTTGCAGCTCGAGAAATTCGCCGAGCGTCTCCCCCACCAGCTTTCGGGGGGGCAACGGCAGCGGGTGGCGCTGGCCCGGGCTTTGGTCAACGAGCCCCAGGTGCTCTTGCTGGACGAGCCCATGAGCGCCCTGGACGCCAAGCTGCGGGCCGAGGTGCAGGTACAGCTGCGGCGCTTGCAGCAGCAGTTGGGCCTCACCTTTATCCTGGTCACCCACGACCAGGACGAGGCTATGGCGGTCTCGGATCGCATCGCCCTCATGCGAATGGGCCACCTCGAGCAGGTCGGCACCCCGGACGAAGTCTACGAGCGGCCCCGCACCCGCTACGCCGCCGAGTTTCTGGGCGCCGCCAATCTCATCCAAGGCCGGCGGCTCCCTATGGGTTTCGAGGCCTCCTTTGGCAAGCTGGCCCTGAACCGCACACCCCCTTGGGACGAGGGCTATGTGGCCATCCGCCCCGAGCGGGTGCGGCTTTCGGAGGTGGAGCCCCGGCACAACGGCCTGCGGGTACAGGTGCGCGAGGCGGTCTACCGGGGGGCGTATCAGGAGGTCTGGCTCGAGCCCTGCGACCTGCGCGTCCGCACCGCCCCCCACCCCACCCTGCAGGCCGGGCAGGAGCTCTGGGCCGAGCTGCCTATAGACGCGCTGGTGGTGCTGGATGAGTAA